CCACTGATACTCACCGCTGCAATAACTTTTCCATTAGGACCGCGAACTGGGGCAGAAACAGAAGTAACTCCAGCTTCGCGCTCTCCAACAGATTGCGCCCAACCGCGACGACGATCTGCAGCAAGTTGTGCGGCAGTAAATCTGGCGTTTGCAACACCGCGATGAATCTTTTCGCTATCTTCCCAAGCCAGCAAAATCTGCGCAGCAGAACCTGCCTGCATTGTTAACGCTGCGCCAACAGGAACAGAGTCACGAAGTCCTGATAAGCGCTCTGCAACTGCCACACAAATTCTTTGATCACCTTGTCGCTTATAGAGCTGGGCGCTCTCACCTGTTGCATCACGCAGCGCTGCCAACGCTGGGGCAGCAGCGGCAAGTAAACGATCTTCTCCTGCAGCTGCGCCAAGTTCACTTGCGCGTGGGCCTAATACAAAGCGACCAGAGAGGTCGCGGGCGACGTAGCGATGAAATTCAAGGGCCACAGCTAAGCGGTGGGCTGTTGGACGAGCTATTCCTGTGGCAGCGACGAGCTCTGCTAATGAATGCGGGCCAGCTTCTAAGGTGTTTAAAATCGCTGCGGCTTTATCTAATACGCCAACTCCGCTATTCTTTCTGCTCATAGGGTGATATTAACATCCCACTATGTGATATGGCAAATGAAGGAGTAAGGACAAGCAGATGGGTAAAACGCTAGCTGAAAAGATTTGGGCCGAACACATTGTTCGCGCCGCCGATGGTGAACCAGATCTTTTGTATATCGATCTTCATCTCATCCATGAAGTAACTAGCCCACAGGCCTTTGATGGTCTGCGCCTTGCTGGACGCACAGTGCGCCGCCCTGAACTGACTATTGCAACTGAGGATCACAACGTTCCAACGCTTAACATTGATAAGCCAATTGCAGATCCTGTTTCAAAGCTGCAAGTGGACACACTTCGCGCTAACTGCGCCGAATTCGGCGTTCGCATTCACTCACTAGGCGATAAAGACCAGGGAGTTGTTCACGTAGTTGGTCCACAGCTGGGATTAACGCAGCCGGGCATGACAATTGTTTGCGGAGATTCACACACATCTACCCACGGCGCATTTGGCGCTTTAGCTTTTGGTATTGGAACCTCTGAAGTTGAACACGTTTTGGCAACACAGACTTTGCCGCTAGCTCGTCCAAAGACGATGGCGATAAATGTTGAGGGACGCCTAAAGACTGGTGTTACATCAAAGGATATTATCTTGGCAATCATTGCAAAGATCGGTACTGGCGGAGGCCAGGGCTATGTCATTGAATACCGTGGCTCTGCAATCCGTGCGCTGTCTATGGAATCTCGTATGACGGTGTGTAATATGTCTATTGAAGCTGGTGCTCGCGCAGGTCTGATTGCACCTGATCAAACAACATTTGATTACATTAAGGGAAAGCCCCATGCACCTGAGGATTTTGATGCTGCGGTGAAATACTGGAGCACGCTTTATACAGATAGCGATGCAAAATTTGATGTTGAAGTAAATCTCAATGCCGATGACCTAGAACCATTTGTTACATGGGGAACTAACCCAGGCCAGGGTGCATCGCTGAGTTCTAATGTTCCAAACCCAGCAGATATCGCAGATCCAGAAGCACGTGGGGCAGCAGAGCGCGCACTTGTTTATATGGGTCTAGAGGCTGGCACACCACTTAAAAA
This DNA window, taken from Candidatus Planktophila vernalis, encodes the following:
- a CDS encoding IclR family transcriptional regulator — translated: MSRKNSGVGVLDKAAAILNTLEAGPHSLAELVAATGIARPTAHRLAVALEFHRYVARDLSGRFVLGPRASELGAAAGEDRLLAAAAPALAALRDATGESAQLYKRQGDQRICVAVAERLSGLRDSVPVGAALTMQAGSAAQILLAWEDSEKIHRGVANARFTAAQLAADRRRGWAQSVGEREAGVTSVSAPVRGPNGKVIAAVSISGPIERLGRQPGRVHAAAVVATAARLSEYLARE
- the leuC gene encoding 3-isopropylmalate dehydratase large subunit — protein: MGKTLAEKIWAEHIVRAADGEPDLLYIDLHLIHEVTSPQAFDGLRLAGRTVRRPELTIATEDHNVPTLNIDKPIADPVSKLQVDTLRANCAEFGVRIHSLGDKDQGVVHVVGPQLGLTQPGMTIVCGDSHTSTHGAFGALAFGIGTSEVEHVLATQTLPLARPKTMAINVEGRLKTGVTSKDIILAIIAKIGTGGGQGYVIEYRGSAIRALSMESRMTVCNMSIEAGARAGLIAPDQTTFDYIKGKPHAPEDFDAAVKYWSTLYTDSDAKFDVEVNLNADDLEPFVTWGTNPGQGASLSSNVPNPADIADPEARGAAERALVYMGLEAGTPLKKIAIDTVFLGSCTNGRIEDLRAAAEVVKGKKIASTLRMLVVPGSARVRLEAEAEGLDKVFLDAGAEWRNAGCSMCLGMNPDQLAVGERSASTSNRNFEGRQGKGGRTHLVSPLVAAATALRGTLSSPADL